A stretch of Desulfurivibrio alkaliphilus AHT 2 DNA encodes these proteins:
- the cobO gene encoding cob(I)yrinic acid a,c-diamide adenosyltransferase: MTTGLFIIYTGHGKGKTCAAFGQALRAVGQGLRVCLIQFVKSRACGELHALEKLAATTGLVEIHQVGSGFSWRDREMTRFRESALAGWQLACRKLEADSCDLLILDEFSYLIHFGILKAGEVLPIFQQRPATMHLLVTGRDPGAELLTAADLVTEMQEIRHPFQKGIKAQKGIEW, from the coding sequence ATGACCACCGGACTGTTCATCATCTATACCGGCCACGGTAAAGGGAAAACCTGCGCCGCTTTCGGCCAGGCGCTGCGGGCCGTCGGCCAGGGGCTGCGGGTTTGCCTTATCCAGTTTGTGAAAAGCCGGGCCTGCGGCGAACTGCACGCTCTCGAAAAGCTCGCGGCCACCACCGGTTTGGTGGAAATTCACCAGGTCGGCTCGGGCTTCAGTTGGCGGGACAGGGAGATGACCCGGTTCCGGGAAAGCGCCCTGGCCGGCTGGCAACTGGCCTGCCGAAAGCTCGAGGCCGACAGCTGCGACCTGCTGATCCTGGATGAGTTCAGCTATCTGATCCATTTCGGCATTCTTAAGGCCGGCGAAGTGCTGCCGATTTTTCAGCAGCGGCCGGCAACCATGCACCTGCTGGTCACCGGCCGCGACCCAGGGGCGGAATTGCTGACAGCTGCCGATCTGGTGACGGAAATGCAGGAGATCCGGCATCCTTTCCAAAAAGGGATCAAGGCCCAGAAGGGGATTGAGTGGTAG
- a CDS encoding M48 family metallopeptidase has translation MPYNNLIYLLVVIIILATRGIPDEPAFSGPVTFLLLAGKTLLFAALCHYYFRRPGPFQASAYFSLEKRLSILAVFNFALDVYLLDIKFYFASLPGSTLLPTLVPYAGVALFLCYLVLVWNRSRPAYNLIFGGNHSGQAFLLSNLKLNLVILLPWLLITFVADLLRLTPLEPVKRLLTSAWGEPLLILTFFLLLLLVFPWLATRLWGCQPLPDGPLRRRLEEFCRHHRVGFREIMLWPLFEGRLLTAGVMGLSRHFRYLLITPGLLQTVNQEELEAVVAHEIGHVRHRHLPLYLLFFLGFALLAHLASLPMLAVLLNSELLGGLMAVSGQTAGAIISLLGTVTLLTLVIVYFRFIFGFFMRNFERQADLYALSAMGHAAPLIRVFEKIAGPDGRIRDLPSWHHFSLGQRIDFLAACDDNPRLIKQHHRKVGRAMGLFLLLLLGLLLAFWQLPGEQAEEQARLRLAEIIIKEEIRREPENPVWRQHLGDLRYFQGEYRAAIGAYEEALGLAPEHPDVLNNLAWLLLTAEDTAVHDYPRALELALQAAALAPQAHILDTLAMAWWRNGERDKAVAAAKAALAASDNGRYYRQQLEKFRRQAPPQPPEPKP, from the coding sequence TTGCCTTACAATAACCTTATTTACCTCCTGGTGGTGATTATTATCCTGGCCACCCGGGGTATTCCCGATGAACCGGCCTTCTCCGGGCCGGTTACCTTCCTGTTGCTGGCCGGCAAAACGTTGCTGTTTGCCGCCCTTTGCCACTATTATTTTCGCCGCCCCGGCCCCTTCCAGGCCTCCGCCTACTTCAGCCTGGAAAAACGCCTTTCCATTCTGGCGGTTTTCAACTTTGCCCTCGACGTCTACCTGCTGGACATCAAATTCTACTTTGCCTCCTTGCCCGGTTCAACCCTCCTGCCCACCCTGGTGCCCTATGCCGGGGTGGCCCTGTTTCTCTGCTACCTGGTGCTGGTCTGGAACCGCAGCCGGCCGGCCTACAACCTGATCTTCGGAGGCAACCACTCGGGCCAGGCCTTTCTGCTCTCCAACCTCAAGCTCAACCTGGTGATCCTGCTGCCCTGGCTGCTGATCACTTTTGTCGCCGACCTGCTGCGCCTGACCCCTCTGGAACCGGTTAAACGGCTGCTGACCTCGGCCTGGGGAGAGCCCCTGCTGATCCTGACTTTTTTTCTTCTGTTGCTGCTGGTTTTCCCCTGGCTGGCCACCCGCCTCTGGGGCTGCCAACCCCTGCCCGACGGTCCGTTGCGCCGGCGACTGGAGGAGTTCTGCCGCCACCACCGGGTCGGTTTCCGGGAGATCATGCTCTGGCCTCTGTTTGAAGGAAGATTGCTCACCGCCGGGGTAATGGGATTGAGCCGCCATTTTCGCTATCTGCTGATCACCCCCGGCCTGCTGCAGACCGTAAACCAGGAGGAACTGGAAGCGGTGGTAGCCCATGAGATCGGCCATGTCAGGCACCGGCATCTCCCCCTTTACCTCCTGTTCTTTTTGGGTTTTGCCCTGCTGGCCCACCTGGCCTCCCTGCCCATGCTGGCCGTTTTGCTGAACTCCGAACTGCTGGGCGGCCTCATGGCCGTCAGCGGCCAGACCGCAGGGGCCATTATCAGCCTGCTGGGCACCGTTACCCTGCTGACCCTGGTCATTGTTTACTTTCGCTTTATCTTTGGTTTTTTCATGCGCAATTTCGAGCGCCAGGCCGATCTTTACGCCCTGAGTGCAATGGGCCACGCCGCCCCGCTGATCCGGGTCTTTGAAAAGATCGCCGGCCCCGACGGCCGCATCCGTGATTTGCCCAGCTGGCACCACTTCAGCCTGGGCCAGCGGATAGACTTTCTGGCCGCCTGCGATGATAACCCCCGGCTGATCAAACAGCACCACCGCAAAGTGGGCCGGGCCATGGGTCTGTTTTTGCTGCTGCTGCTCGGCCTGCTGCTCGCCTTCTGGCAACTGCCCGGCGAGCAGGCGGAAGAACAGGCGCGCCTGCGACTGGCCGAAATCATCATCAAAGAGGAGATCCGCCGGGAGCCGGAAAACCCCGTTTGGCGGCAGCACTTGGGGGATTTGCGTTATTTTCAGGGAGAATACCGGGCCGCCATCGGCGCTTATGAAGAGGCCCTGGGGTTGGCCCCTGAACATCCGGATGTGTTGAACAATCTGGCCTGGCTGCTGCTCACCGCCGAAGATACTGCCGTCCACGACTACCCCCGGGCCCTGGAGCTGGCTTTGCAAGCGGCAGCCCTGGCCCCCCAGGCCCATATTCTCGACACCCTGGCCATGGCCTGGTGGCGCAACGGCGAGCGGGACAAGGCGGTGGCCGCCGCCAAAGCCGCCCTGGCCGCCTCCGACAACGGCCGTTATTACCGGCAGCAACTGGAAAAATTTCGCCGCCAGGCCCCACCTCAACCACCGGAACCAAAACCATGA